One Pectobacterium polaris DNA window includes the following coding sequences:
- a CDS encoding GNAT family N-acetyltransferase — protein MEASVVDTPFIDALYELRHQPHLRLTIQEESDADALFTLIQQEKARLRRTLPWPDSVKSVDDTRETIRANRKAFFDKIAAVYVIRWDDALAGIISFNTIQDKEGVIGYWIAETFEGKGIVSQAVSTLIAAYTDANLVERCVIRASTANTRSNAVAQRLGFRFHHTEKDAEQIGEQWFDHNIYHYPA, from the coding sequence ATGGAAGCGTCAGTTGTCGATACGCCATTTATAGATGCACTGTATGAATTGCGTCATCAGCCCCATCTGCGCCTAACGATCCAGGAAGAAAGCGATGCCGATGCGCTCTTTACTCTGATTCAGCAGGAAAAAGCGCGTCTGCGACGTACGTTACCCTGGCCGGATTCCGTCAAGAGCGTCGATGACACGCGTGAAACCATTCGCGCCAACAGAAAGGCATTCTTCGACAAAATAGCCGCCGTCTACGTTATCCGCTGGGACGATGCGCTGGCTGGCATTATTTCCTTCAACACGATTCAGGATAAAGAAGGCGTCATCGGCTATTGGATCGCCGAAACCTTTGAAGGCAAAGGCATCGTTTCTCAGGCTGTCAGCACACTGATAGCCGCCTATACCGATGCGAACCTCGTTGAGCGCTGCGTTATCAGAGCCTCAACCGCCAACACGCGTAGCAACGCTGTCGCTCAACGGCTTGGCTTCCGTTTTCACCACACGGAGAAAGACGCCGAGCAGATTGGCGAGCAGTGGTTCGATCACAATATTTATCACTATCCCGCCTGA
- a CDS encoding heme/hemin ABC transporter substrate-binding protein — MLFGLSSFTCAAEPRVVIAGGSLVEIVYALGADGTVVGVDQTTTYPPQTATLPKVSNWQQLTSEGILSLHPTLLMTWQDANPPQVLNQLEQAGVTVARFTRTPSTPAQLLSNIRQAGALLNRAEAAEQLATRLSQQLSAVSERLATRKDHVSVVFLLSVGSNAAQVAGKNTVVDGLIALAGGKNIATHSQYRIYGGEAMIAANPEVVVVTTQSVENGVEALATVPGLTQTAAWKNQRIIALDQAILLGMGPRVAEAVEALNRGFYPD, encoded by the coding sequence ATGCTTTTCGGGCTGTCTTCCTTCACCTGCGCGGCTGAGCCGCGTGTGGTGATTGCCGGTGGCTCGCTGGTAGAAATCGTTTATGCACTCGGCGCAGACGGTACGGTGGTCGGCGTGGATCAGACCACCACCTATCCGCCACAAACGGCAACGTTGCCAAAGGTCAGTAACTGGCAACAGTTGACGAGCGAAGGCATTTTGTCGCTGCACCCAACACTGTTGATGACCTGGCAAGATGCCAACCCGCCGCAGGTGCTCAATCAGCTTGAGCAGGCAGGTGTAACGGTAGCGCGTTTTACCCGCACACCCAGCACGCCAGCGCAGTTGCTTAGCAATATTCGTCAGGCTGGTGCGCTGCTCAATCGCGCTGAAGCTGCTGAGCAGTTGGCCACTCGCCTTTCTCAGCAGTTGAGTGCGGTATCAGAGCGGCTGGCTACGCGGAAAGATCACGTCAGCGTCGTGTTTCTGCTGAGTGTTGGCAGCAATGCGGCGCAGGTCGCGGGGAAAAATACCGTGGTGGATGGCCTGATCGCGCTGGCAGGCGGAAAGAATATTGCCACGCATAGCCAATATCGTATTTACGGCGGCGAGGCGATGATTGCGGCGAATCCTGAGGTGGTTGTAGTGACAACGCAAAGTGTGGAAAACGGCGTGGAGGCGCTGGCAACAGTACCCGGTCTAACGCAAACCGCAGCCTGGAAAAACCAGCGTATTATCGCGCTTGATCAGGCGATTTTATTGGGAATGGGGCCGCGCGTCGCCGAAGCGGTAGAAGCGCTGAACCGTGGCTTTTATCCTGACTAA
- a CDS encoding PhzF family phenazine biosynthesis protein codes for MPIVRRFKQVDVFTQQSFKGNPLAVIMEAKGLTDAQMQEIARWTNLSETTFVLPATDPLADYHVRIFTPESEIPFAGHPTLGTAHALLEEGLRPKSPGQLVQQCGIGLVPINIGDDESLAFHAPQATLVPLGDEHTPLLEKTLGITGVDSPCIDKRYPPTAVQMGIRWLVIRVDSADTCLNITPDAEALSAVQNLSQTNGIAVYGPHDGATPADYEVRAFYIERGHLKEDPVTGSANACLAVLLRQQHSINNVTAPLSYRARQGTMLQRDGRITVTYLNDEPWIGGHSVTIVDGTLQR; via the coding sequence ATGCCTATAGTACGTCGTTTCAAACAGGTCGACGTTTTCACCCAGCAGTCTTTCAAGGGCAATCCGCTTGCCGTCATTATGGAGGCGAAGGGATTAACCGATGCGCAAATGCAGGAGATCGCTCGCTGGACGAACCTGTCAGAAACCACGTTTGTCCTGCCAGCCACCGACCCTTTAGCGGATTACCATGTCCGTATTTTTACGCCAGAATCGGAAATTCCGTTTGCCGGACACCCTACGCTAGGCACAGCACATGCCCTGCTGGAAGAAGGATTGCGCCCTAAGTCTCCGGGCCAACTGGTGCAACAATGTGGTATTGGTCTGGTACCGATCAACATCGGTGATGATGAGAGCCTCGCTTTTCACGCGCCCCAGGCCACCCTCGTTCCGCTTGGCGATGAGCACACGCCACTGCTAGAAAAAACGTTGGGTATTACCGGCGTTGATAGTCCCTGTATCGATAAACGCTACCCGCCTACTGCCGTACAGATGGGCATTCGTTGGCTTGTGATTCGCGTAGACAGCGCTGATACCTGTCTGAACATCACACCGGATGCTGAAGCACTCTCAGCCGTGCAAAACCTCAGCCAGACCAACGGCATCGCTGTCTATGGCCCGCACGATGGCGCAACGCCTGCCGACTATGAGGTTCGTGCTTTCTACATCGAACGCGGCCATCTCAAGGAAGATCCGGTTACCGGCAGTGCCAATGCTTGCCTGGCGGTACTGCTTCGTCAGCAGCATTCTATCAATAACGTCACCGCGCCACTCAGCTACCGTGCGCGACAGGGCACCATGCTGCAACGCGATGGCCGCATTACTGTGACCTACCTGAATGATGAACCGTGGATCGGCGGACACAGCGTCACGATCGTTGATGGAACGTTGCAGCGGTAA
- a CDS encoding ABC-F family ATPase — protein MLSTNNITMQFGSKPLFENISVKFGGGNRYGLIGANGCGKSTFMKILGGDLASSGGNVFLDPNERLGKLRQDQFAFEKYSVLDTVIMGHGELWAVKEERDRIYSLAEMSEADGYKVADLEVQYGEMDGYSAESRAGELLLGVGIPVEQHYGLMSEIAPGWKLRVLLAQALFADPDILLLDEPTNNLDIDTIRWLEQVLNERNSTMIIISHDRHFLNMVCTHMADLDYGELRIYPGNYDEYMTAATQARERLLSDNAKKKAQISELQSFVSRFSANASKSKQATSRARQIDKIQLDEVKASSRQNPFIRFDQDKKLFRNALEVEALSKGFDNGPLFSKLGLMIEVGEKVAILGANGIGKSTLLKTLVGDVEPDSGTVKWSENSKIGYYAQDHEYEFDETLTVFDWMSQWKQEKDDEQAVRSILGRLLFSQDDIKKKVKVLSGGEKGRMLFGKLMMQRPNILVMDEPTNHLDMESIESLNMALEMYEGTLLFVSHDREFVSSLATRILEITPNKVIDFTGNYEDYLRSQGIQ, from the coding sequence GTGTTAAGTACCAACAATATCACCATGCAGTTCGGCAGCAAGCCGTTGTTTGAAAACATTTCCGTTAAATTTGGCGGCGGCAACCGTTACGGTTTGATTGGCGCGAATGGCTGCGGCAAATCCACCTTTATGAAGATTCTCGGCGGCGATCTGGCGTCGAGCGGCGGTAACGTCTTCCTCGATCCTAATGAACGTCTGGGTAAACTGCGTCAGGATCAGTTCGCTTTTGAAAAATACAGCGTGCTGGATACCGTTATCATGGGCCACGGCGAGCTGTGGGCGGTAAAAGAAGAGCGCGACCGTATCTATTCATTGGCTGAAATGAGCGAAGCCGACGGCTATAAAGTTGCCGATCTGGAAGTGCAATACGGTGAGATGGATGGCTACAGCGCAGAATCACGCGCGGGCGAACTGTTGCTGGGCGTGGGGATTCCCGTTGAGCAGCACTATGGCTTGATGAGTGAGATTGCTCCCGGTTGGAAACTGCGTGTCCTGTTGGCGCAGGCGCTGTTTGCCGATCCTGATATCCTGCTGCTCGACGAACCGACGAACAACCTGGATATCGATACGATCCGCTGGCTGGAGCAGGTGCTGAACGAGCGTAACAGCACCATGATCATCATCTCGCATGACCGTCACTTCCTGAACATGGTTTGTACGCACATGGCGGATCTGGACTACGGCGAGCTGCGTATTTATCCTGGCAACTATGATGAATACATGACGGCAGCGACGCAGGCTCGTGAGCGTTTACTGTCCGATAACGCTAAGAAGAAAGCGCAGATTTCCGAACTGCAATCGTTCGTCAGCCGCTTTAGCGCCAACGCCTCTAAATCTAAGCAGGCGACATCGCGCGCACGTCAGATTGATAAAATCCAGCTGGATGAAGTGAAAGCGTCCAGCCGTCAAAACCCGTTTATCCGTTTTGATCAGGATAAGAAACTGTTCCGTAATGCGCTGGAAGTTGAAGCGTTGAGCAAAGGTTTTGATAATGGCCCGCTGTTTAGCAAGCTGGGTCTGATGATCGAAGTGGGTGAGAAAGTCGCTATTCTGGGTGCCAACGGTATCGGTAAATCGACATTGCTGAAAACGCTGGTCGGTGATGTCGAGCCAGATAGCGGTACAGTGAAATGGTCAGAAAACTCAAAAATCGGCTACTACGCGCAGGATCACGAATACGAATTCGATGAGACGCTGACCGTTTTTGACTGGATGAGCCAGTGGAAACAGGAAAAAGACGACGAGCAAGCCGTGCGCAGCATACTCGGCCGTTTGCTGTTCAGCCAGGATGATATCAAGAAGAAAGTGAAGGTGTTATCCGGTGGTGAAAAAGGCCGCATGCTGTTCGGTAAGCTGATGATGCAGCGTCCGAATATTCTGGTGATGGATGAACCGACCAACCACCTTGATATGGAATCCATTGAATCGCTGAATATGGCGCTGGAAATGTATGAAGGGACGCTGCTGTTCGTCTCTCATGACCGTGAATTTGTCAGCTCGTTGGCGACCCGCATTCTGGAAATTACGCCAAATAAAGTGATCGATTTCACCGGCAACTATGAAGATTACCTGCGCAGTCAGGGTATTCAGTAA